From the genome of Dyella jiangningensis:
CTGATCGACTGGCACGCGCAGGACACCATGCGCCATCGGCTATGGACCAGCCTGCGGCAAGGCTGGGGACAGCAGCCGGAGGTGCGGTCCGCCTTCGATGCATTCCTGCGCGAGGCCGGCGACAGCCTGTACCCGCACGCGCTGTTCGCGGCGCACCAGCGACTCGCGCGCACGCGCGGCGAGAGCACCGACTGGCGCCACTGGGACAGCGACTGGGCCGATCCGGACAGCGCCCTCGTGCAGGACTTCGCGCAACGCCACGCCAGCGCGGTCGAACACGAATGCTTCCTGCAATGGCTGGCCGCGCAATGCTGGCAGCACACGCAGGCGCAACTGCTCGGCTCGGGCCAGCGCATCGGCCTCATCTGGGATCTCGCCACGGGCTTCGAGCCCGGTGGAAGCGAAGCCTGGCAGCATCGCGGCCTGGTGGTGCAGGACGCCCACATCGGCGCTCCGCCCGACGCCTTCAATCCCGATGGGCAGGACTGGGGACTGGCGGCCTACGCGCCAGCCTCGCTGCAGCGCAGCGGATACGCGCCGCTGCGCACGCTGCTCGACCGCATGATGTCGCGCGGAGGCGGATTGCGCATCGACCACATCCTCGGCTGGTCGCGCCTGTGGTTCGTGCCCGCGGGCATGTCGCCCCGCGACGGCGGCTATGTGCGCTACCCGCTGCACGACCTGCTGGGCCTGCTTGCGCTGGCCTCGTGGCGGCATCGCTGCCTGGTGATCGGCGAAGACCTGGGTACGGTGCCGGTCGACCTGCGGCAGACGCTGGCGGACCACGGCGTGTATGGCATGGACGTGCTGCAGTTCACGCGCGATGCGCAGGGCGCGTTTGTTCCTCCCGCGCGCTGGCGCACGCATGCGGTCGCCATGAGCAGCACGCACGACCTGCCGCCGCTCGCCGGGTGGCGCGCCGGTACCGACCTTGGCGCGCTCTCGCGCGTGCATGCGTGGAACAGCCAGGAGCAGGCCATGGCGCTGCGCCGCCGGCACCACGACGTGGAGCAGCTCGATCGCATGCTGCAGGGTTTTCCCGCGAGCTCGCCCGCCCAGGCCGCGTTACGCGCCGTCGCCGAAAGCGCCGCACCGCTCGCGTTGTTTCCGCTGGAGGACGTGCTGGCCGAGCGACAACAGCCGAACCTCCCCGGCACCACCCCGGCGCAGCATCCCAACTGGCGCCGCCGGCTGAGCTGGCGCGTGCCACGCCTGGATGCGACCTTGCGCTGGATAGCCCGCCATCGCCGGACGCGAGCCCATGGCTGAGCTGTTGTCGACCGCGCGGCTGCAGCTTCATCGCGGCTTCGATCTCTGGCACGCGCAGCGACACGTGCCCTACTACCGACAGCTGGGCATCACGCATCTCTACCTGTCGCCGGTCGCCGAAGCACGCACAGGATCGACGCATGGCTACGACGTCACCGATCCCACCGTGGTGCGCGCAGAGCTCGGCGGCGAGACCGCACTGCGCGCGCTGGCGGATGCGCTGCATGAGCACGATATGGGCGCGATCCTGGACATCGTGCCCAACCACATGGCGGCCGACACGTCCAACCCATGGTGGCGGGACGTGCTCCAGCGAGGCCCAGGCAGCCGCCATGCGCGCTTCTTCGATATCGACTGGGACGCGCCCACGTCGCCCGGCCGCGTATGGCTGCCATGGTTGCAGGCGCCGCTGTGCGAGGTGCTGGCGCGACAGGAGATCCGCATCGACCGCACGCGCGAACCGGAGCTGTGCCATGCCGACTGGCGCCTCCCGCTGGCCGAAGGCAGCGATGAGGGCATCGACGATCGCGACCCGGCCGGCATGCGCGCCCTGCTCGATCGGCAGCATTACCGGCTCGCGTGGTGGCGCAGCAGCGGCGACGCGGTGAATTACCGGCGCTTCTTCGACATCGATGGCCTGGTCGCGCTGAACATGGACATCGACGAGGCCTTCGACGCCACGCATGCCCTGCCGCTGAGACTGCTCGCGACCGGCGTGATCGACGGGCTGCGCATCGACCACGTCGACGGCCTGGCCCATCCGCAGCGCTATCTCGAACGCCTTCGCGAAGAGCTCCGGCCCATTGCCGAACGCCGCGGCGCGCCGATCAGCCTGCACGTCGAGAAGATCCTCCGTGGCGACGAGGCCCTGCCTGCCAGCTGGCCGGTGGATGGCACGACCGGTTACGAGATGATGGATCGCCTGGGCGCGGTTCTTCACGATGCGCGCGCGGAGTCGACGCTCGCGCTGGCCTGGCGCAAGACCGCCGGACGGCCGATGAGCTTTGCCGGCGAAGAATGCCTGGCCCGCCACCAATGGTTGCGTCGCGGACTGCACAGCGATTTCGCCCGCGCCATGCGCGCCTGGCAATGTTGCCTGGATGCCTCGCCGGAAGCGGGCGACCTCACCGAAGCATCGCTTCGGCGCGCCGGCGCGGATGTGCTCGCGCACGTGCCGGTGTACCGCACCTACCTCGGCGACGCGCCGCCAGACGAGGCGGATCGCCGCGTGCTCGCCGAGGCTTTCGTTCAAGCGGAAAAGCAGGGCCACCCCGACGATCGCGAAGCACGCGAATGGCTGCGCCGGGCGATGACCGAGGCACCGCCGCCACAGACGGCACGGCATGCCTCGTGGCGCACCGCGCGACAGCGTTTCGAACAGCTCTCCGCGCCACTCGCCGCCAAGGCGGTGGAAGACACCGCGTTCTACCGCTACGGCGTGTGGCTGTCGCGCAACGAGGTCGGCAGCGATCCCGCCCGGTTCGCCCTGTCTGTCGATGCGTTCCATCGCGACATGCAGCAACGCGCGACGCGAGGATTGCGCAGCCTCTCCGCCACGGCCACGCACGACCACAAGCGCGGCGAAGACGTACGCGCCCGCATGGCGGCATGGAGCGAACGCCCGGAGCGCTGGCTGACGCTGCTGCAACAGGCCATGCCACTGCTGTGCCGCCCGGACGAAGCCGTCGCGCGCGGCGATGTCGCCATGCTGCTGCAGACGCTGGTGGCGGCATGGCCGCTGACGCTGGACGCTGCGGACGTGTCCGGCGTCATGCATTACTTCGAGCGCGTGCTGGCGTGGTGGCTCAAGGCACTGCGCGAAGCGCGCCTGCGCACGCGCTGGACACGGCCCGACGATGCCTACGAAGCGGCGGCCACCGCGCTGCTGCAGCGCCTCGCCACCGACGCCACGCTTGCGCCGCTGCTCGCCAACGTGGCGAAGACCGCGCATTGGCTGGACGCGCCCGGCGCACTCAACGGCCTAGTCGCCGTCACGCTGCGCAACACCTTGCCCGGCGTGCCCGATCTCTACCAGGGCTGCGAATACTGGGACCTTTCGCTGGTCGATCCGGACAACCGCTCGCCGGTGGACTACCCGTCGCGCAACGGCTCGCTGGCCCTGTTCGCGCCACCGGGCGAACTGCTGCCGCGTTTTCGCGACGGCGCTATCAAGCAGGCACTGCTGGCGCGCCTGCTGTCCGCACGCCGCAGCCTGCCCGCCCTGTTTTCGGAAGGCGACTACCAGCCATGGATCGCCGAAGGCCCCGCGGCCGAGCACGTGCTTGCCTTCACGCGCCATCATGGCAACTCGACCCTGCTGGTCGCCGTGCCGCGGCTGTGCATGCACTGGATGGATGGCCAGGCGCTGCCACAGGTACCTGCGCACGCATGGCGTGACACGCGACTCCATCCGCCCACGGGCGTGCACTTTCGCGACCTGCTCGGCGAACGCGCCCTGTCGACACACGATCAATCAGGCTTGCCCTTGTCGCTCCTGCTCTGGGAATGGCCGGTGGCGGTCTGGCACGCAACCACGGAGGAACCATGAATACCCCCTCAGATCGCGACGAGCGCATTCGCCAGATGGCGCATCGCATATGGGAATCCGAAGGACGCCCACACGGGCAGGACGAACGTCACTGGCACATGGCCGAGCGCCTGGTCGAAGCGAACGAGCGCGCGGTGTTCGAGGCCGAGCATGGCGAGCCGCCGAATGAACCAGAAGCCTAGCCCGGTCGAAAGCATCGACGTGCACGATGCCGCGCCGCAGCCGGCGCGACGTCCGTCGCGCGTGCGCGAAGGCCTGCCTTTTCCGCTCGGCGCCACCTGGGACGGCCTCGGCGTCAACTTCGCATTGTTCTCCGCCCACGCGACGCGCGTGGAGCTTTGCCTGTTCGACGACGAAGGGCGCGAGACCGAGCGGATCACGCTGCCGGAACACACCGACGAGGTCTGGCATGGCTATCTGCCCGATGCGCGACCCGGGCAGATCTACGGCTATCGCGTGCACGGCCCGTATGAACCCCAGGCCGGCCACCGCTTCAACCCGAACAAGCTGCTGCTCGATCCGTACGCGAAGCAGATCGTCGGACAGCTGCGCTGGCACGATGCGCTGTTCGGCTACGTCATCGGCCATGCCGACGGCGACCTGAGCTTCGACAAGCGCGACAGCGCGCCCTACGTGCCCAAGGCCCGCGTGATCGACCCGGCCTTCACCTGGGGCAACACGCGGCGACCGCAGATCCCCTGGGACCACACCGTCGTCTACGAGACCCACGTGCGCGGCTACACCATGCGCCATCCGCGCGTTCCGCCGGAGCTGCGCGGCACCTTCGCCGGGCTCGCCGTGCAGGAGGTCATCGACTACATCAAGGGTCTGGGCGTCACCGCGGTGGAGCTGATGCCGATCCACGCCTTCGTCGATGACAAGTACCTGCTCGACAACGGCCTGCGCAACTACTGGGGCTACAACACGTTGGGCTTCTTCGCGCCGCAGCCACGCTACATGGCGACCCACACGGTGGCCGAGTTCAAGGAAATGGTCGCCCACTTCCACGACGCCGGCCTCGAAGTGCTGCTGGACGTGGTCTACAACCACACCGCCGAGGGCAACGAGAACGGACCGACCCTGTCGCTGCGCGGCATCGACAACCACAGCTACTACCGGCTCGCCGACGATCCGCGCCACTACATCAACGACACCGGCACCGGCAACACGCTCAACCTCAGCCATCCTCGCGTGCTTCAGCTCGTCACCGATTCGCTGCGCTACTGGGCCAACGACATGCACGTCGACGGCTTCCGCTTCGATCTCGCCACCATCCTCGGGCGCGAATGGCATGGTTTCGACCAGGGCGGCGGCTTCCTCGACGTGTGCGGCCAGGACCCCACGCTGGCGCGTCTCAAGCTGATCGCCGAACCCTGGGATCTCGGCCCGGGCGGTTACCAGGCCGGTGGATTCCCGCCCGGCTGGGCCGAATGGAACGATCGCTTCCGCGACACGGCGCGCTCGTTCTGGCGCGGCGACGAAGGCCGGTTGGCGGAACTGACCACCCGGCTCACGGGTTCGGCCGATCTCTTCGACCGGCGCGGTCGCCGCCCGTTCGCCTCGGTGAACTTCATCACCTCGCACGACGGCTTCACGCTCGAAGACCTCGTGAGCTACGACGAGAAGCACAACGAGGCGAACGGCGAAAACAACAACGACGGCGCGGACCACAACCTCAGCTGGAACCATGGGCACGAAGGTCCCACCGACGACCCGGCGATCCTCGCGCTGCGCGCACGCCAGAAGCGCAACCTGCTCGCCACGCTGCTGCTGTCGCAAGGCACGCCCATGCTGCTGGCGGGCGACGAGTTCTCGCACACGCAGGACGGCAACAACAATGCGTACTGCCAGGACAACGAACTGACCTGGTTCGACTGGCTGGCTGCCGAGCACAGTCGCGGGCTTTCGGCCTACGTGCGGCACCTGCTGCGCATTCGCCGGCATTACCCGTTGCTGCGACGCAAGCACTTCCTCACCGGCAAGATCGCCGAAGGCCTGGACGTGCGCGATGTCACCTGGCTCACGCCGGACGGGTCGATGATGGAACAGCCCGATTGGGAAGACCCGTCGCGCAGTACCGTCGGCATGCTGCTGGACGGCCGCACGGCCGAGAGCACCAACCGGCGTGCCGGCGGCGAGTACAGCCTGCTGTTGCTGGTGCATGCGGGCGCCGAACCGATCGCCTTCCAGTTGCCTGCGTCACCCGGTGCGGGCGACTGGCAGCTGCTCGTCACCAGCGATCCGGATCTTCCGCATGGCGTCTATCACGACGGCGACGAACCGTTCACCCTGCAGCCGCGGACGTTCTGCCTGCTGCGTGCACGCGTGGGCCGCCGCCATCGCGAGTACACGTGAACAGCGAAACTAACGAGTAGCGCGATGCGCTCAGCTGGTGCGCTCCATGCTGTGCTTGAGATCGCGCATCTGGTCGTGCCCCTGCAGTACCAACTGGTAGGCCTCCTGCACGACCATGCGCGTGGCCGGCGTGAGGTCGTCGTCCTTGAGCAGGGTTTCGTACTTCGACTTGATGTGGTCCTCGCCGCGCTCCACTTCCTTCACCACCGCCTCGTCGCCCTTGCTCAGCGCCGCGCGCAGGTCGACGAACACGCGATGCACGGTGGCGGCCAGGGTGCCTTCGTCGGACGGCGTGCCGCCGAGCACCCGCACCTGCTCCTGCATGCGCGCCGCAATGCGTTGCCGCTCTTCCGCGCGACGGCCGAAGAGATCCTTGAGCTCCGCCCGCTGCGCTTCCTTGGCGGCCTCGGCGTAGCCCAGCATGCTGTCGATCGTCACTTCGATGAGGTGGTTCAGCACGCGGATATCGTGTTCGTTGCTGCTCATGGGATGTTTCCTCGCGACTATGCGTGAAAACCTTCGCCGAGGCCGGAGTATCGTCGAGTGAATTCGGCATGGCGGCCCGGTCAAGAGCCATCGACGCGAGGCGCCGACGTAAACGGTTCGTTGCGGCCACCTGCACGCGACGTCATCGTCCGCGATGCAAACGTGGCCGCGTGCGTCGATTGACGCGCCCCATGCGCGGCCGCCCTTCAGGCCGGCCGCGCCGGCTTTCAAGCGACGGAGGTGCGGCCCATGCCTCACACCAACATCATCTGCAAGCACGAGGTCTGCCTGTGCGAAGTGTCGGA
Proteins encoded in this window:
- the malQ gene encoding 4-alpha-glucanotransferase codes for the protein MNAALQQRALAAGIEVAWTDAQGQPRLLAADTIDALLQVLGSHAAGDDPALRVVVAGAPLGMPERPREAFCLDTRRHVPLLHDAQGRVHAPDHPGHYLLQLGSREQHLAVAPARCYGVADLASRSSERAWGVSAQVYGLRRSDDGGLGDNQAVAAVGRHVAAAGGDAIALSPLHAATPPDEGFSPYSPSHRAWLDTLQIAPAQVAGTEALHDALERSGQLQAWVQSERSPLIDWHAQDTMRHRLWTSLRQGWGQQPEVRSAFDAFLREAGDSLYPHALFAAHQRLARTRGESTDWRHWDSDWADPDSALVQDFAQRHASAVEHECFLQWLAAQCWQHTQAQLLGSGQRIGLIWDLATGFEPGGSEAWQHRGLVVQDAHIGAPPDAFNPDGQDWGLAAYAPASLQRSGYAPLRTLLDRMMSRGGGLRIDHILGWSRLWFVPAGMSPRDGGYVRYPLHDLLGLLALASWRHRCLVIGEDLGTVPVDLRQTLADHGVYGMDVLQFTRDAQGAFVPPARWRTHAVAMSSTHDLPPLAGWRAGTDLGALSRVHAWNSQEQAMALRRRHHDVEQLDRMLQGFPASSPAQAALRAVAESAAPLALFPLEDVLAERQQPNLPGTTPAQHPNWRRRLSWRVPRLDATLRWIARHRRTRAHG
- the treY gene encoding malto-oligosyltrehalose synthase, coding for MAELLSTARLQLHRGFDLWHAQRHVPYYRQLGITHLYLSPVAEARTGSTHGYDVTDPTVVRAELGGETALRALADALHEHDMGAILDIVPNHMAADTSNPWWRDVLQRGPGSRHARFFDIDWDAPTSPGRVWLPWLQAPLCEVLARQEIRIDRTREPELCHADWRLPLAEGSDEGIDDRDPAGMRALLDRQHYRLAWWRSSGDAVNYRRFFDIDGLVALNMDIDEAFDATHALPLRLLATGVIDGLRIDHVDGLAHPQRYLERLREELRPIAERRGAPISLHVEKILRGDEALPASWPVDGTTGYEMMDRLGAVLHDARAESTLALAWRKTAGRPMSFAGEECLARHQWLRRGLHSDFARAMRAWQCCLDASPEAGDLTEASLRRAGADVLAHVPVYRTYLGDAPPDEADRRVLAEAFVQAEKQGHPDDREAREWLRRAMTEAPPPQTARHASWRTARQRFEQLSAPLAAKAVEDTAFYRYGVWLSRNEVGSDPARFALSVDAFHRDMQQRATRGLRSLSATATHDHKRGEDVRARMAAWSERPERWLTLLQQAMPLLCRPDEAVARGDVAMLLQTLVAAWPLTLDAADVSGVMHYFERVLAWWLKALREARLRTRWTRPDDAYEAAATALLQRLATDATLAPLLANVAKTAHWLDAPGALNGLVAVTLRNTLPGVPDLYQGCEYWDLSLVDPDNRSPVDYPSRNGSLALFAPPGELLPRFRDGAIKQALLARLLSARRSLPALFSEGDYQPWIAEGPAAEHVLAFTRHHGNSTLLVAVPRLCMHWMDGQALPQVPAHAWRDTRLHPPTGVHFRDLLGERALSTHDQSGLPLSLLLWEWPVAVWHATTEEP
- a CDS encoding DUF2934 domain-containing protein translates to MNTPSDRDERIRQMAHRIWESEGRPHGQDERHWHMAERLVEANERAVFEAEHGEPPNEPEA
- the glgX gene encoding glycogen debranching protein GlgX, whose protein sequence is MNQKPSPVESIDVHDAAPQPARRPSRVREGLPFPLGATWDGLGVNFALFSAHATRVELCLFDDEGRETERITLPEHTDEVWHGYLPDARPGQIYGYRVHGPYEPQAGHRFNPNKLLLDPYAKQIVGQLRWHDALFGYVIGHADGDLSFDKRDSAPYVPKARVIDPAFTWGNTRRPQIPWDHTVVYETHVRGYTMRHPRVPPELRGTFAGLAVQEVIDYIKGLGVTAVELMPIHAFVDDKYLLDNGLRNYWGYNTLGFFAPQPRYMATHTVAEFKEMVAHFHDAGLEVLLDVVYNHTAEGNENGPTLSLRGIDNHSYYRLADDPRHYINDTGTGNTLNLSHPRVLQLVTDSLRYWANDMHVDGFRFDLATILGREWHGFDQGGGFLDVCGQDPTLARLKLIAEPWDLGPGGYQAGGFPPGWAEWNDRFRDTARSFWRGDEGRLAELTTRLTGSADLFDRRGRRPFASVNFITSHDGFTLEDLVSYDEKHNEANGENNNDGADHNLSWNHGHEGPTDDPAILALRARQKRNLLATLLLSQGTPMLLAGDEFSHTQDGNNNAYCQDNELTWFDWLAAEHSRGLSAYVRHLLRIRRHYPLLRRKHFLTGKIAEGLDVRDVTWLTPDGSMMEQPDWEDPSRSTVGMLLDGRTAESTNRRAGGEYSLLLLVHAGAEPIAFQLPASPGAGDWQLLVTSDPDLPHGVYHDGDEPFTLQPRTFCLLRARVGRRHREYT
- a CDS encoding PA2169 family four-helix-bundle protein, which gives rise to MSSNEHDIRVLNHLIEVTIDSMLGYAEAAKEAQRAELKDLFGRRAEERQRIAARMQEQVRVLGGTPSDEGTLAATVHRVFVDLRAALSKGDEAVVKEVERGEDHIKSKYETLLKDDDLTPATRMVVQEAYQLVLQGHDQMRDLKHSMERTS